A part of Aegilops tauschii subsp. strangulata cultivar AL8/78 chromosome 2, Aet v6.0, whole genome shotgun sequence genomic DNA contains:
- the LOC109750068 gene encoding low-specificity L-threonine aldolase 1, with translation MVTKVVDLRSDTVTKPSEAMRAAMAAAEVDDDVLGADPTAQRLEAEMARVTGKEAALFVPSGTMGNLVSVLTQCDTRGSEVILGDSSHIHMCENGGISTIGGVHPRTVRNNPDGTMDIDMIVAAIRHHVGAGALHYPTTRLICLENTHGRSGGKCLSVEYIDKVGQVAQSHGLKLHIDGARIFNASVALGVPVDKLVRAADSVSVCLSKGLGAPVGSVIVGSKAFIEKARILRKTLGGGMRQVGVLCAAAYVAVRDNIGKLADDHRKAKVLADGLKKIKQFTVDLTSVETNMVFFDIADPRITSDKLCQVLERRNVLAMPGSSKSVRLVIHYQISDSDVQYTLTCIEKAVEEILSGNAKFEHLTNGSTTNSYGH, from the exons ATGGTGACCAAGGTTGTGGACCTCCGGTCGGACACGGTCACCAAGCCGTCCGAGGCCATGCGTGCAGCCATGGCCGCGGcggaggtggacgacgacgtccTGGGCGCGGACCCGACCGCGCAGCGCTTGGAGGCGGAGATGGCCAGGGTCACGGGCAAGGAGGCCGCACTGTTCGTGCCGTCGGGCACCATGGGCAACCTGGTCTCCGTCCTCACGCAGTGCGACACCAGGGGCAGCGAGGTCATCCTCGGGGACAGCTCCCACATCCACATGTGCGAGAACGGAGGCATCTCCACCATCGGCGGCGTCCACCCCAGGACCGTCAGAAACAATCCTGACGGCACCATGGATATTGACATGATCGTTGCTGCGATCAGACATCATGTCGGGGCGGGGGCGCTGCATTATCCCACCACCAGGCTCATCTGCCTGGAGAACACGCATGGAAG ATCTGGTGGAAAGTGTCTGTCTGTAGAATACATCGACAAGgttggccaagttgctcaaagccATGGCTTGAAGCTTCATATCGACGGAGCTCGTATTTTTAACGCGTCCGTG GCACTTGGAGTTCCTGTTGATAAGCTTGTGAGAGCCGCTGACTCAGTTTCGGTATGCCTATCGAAAGGTTTAGGCGCTCCTGTTGGATCAGTTATTGTTGGTTCTAAGGCCTTCATAGAAAAG GCTAGGATTCTTAGGAAGACACTAGGTGGTGGAATGAGGCAGGTAGGAGTACTCTGTGCTGCTGCCTATGTTGCAGTTCGCGACAACATAGGCAAGCTTGCCGATGACCATAGGAAGGCTAAAGTTTTAGCAG ATGGCCTGAAGAAAATTAAACAGTTTACAGTTGATTTAACCTCAGTGGAGACCAATATG GTATTCTTTGATATCGCGGATCCACGCATAACATCTGACAAACTGTGTCAAGTCCTGGAACGGCGCAACGTGCTTGCGATGCCAGGAAGCTCCAAGAG CGTCAGACTTGTCATTCACTACCAAATTTCAGACAGTGACGTCCAGTATACTTTGACATGTATCGAG AAAGCCGTGGAGGAAATACTGTCAGGCAATGCTAAATTCGAGCACTTGACAAACGGCAGTACCACGAATTCATATGGGCACTAG